From the genome of Rathayibacter sp. VKM Ac-2804:
GGGCCCCGAGGCGATGACCCGACTCTGCGCCGGTGACCGGCGGGCTCCCTCCTCCGATGAACGGGTGACCGGGATCCGCGGTCGGTCACCCGTCGGCGCGGACGCCATGGTGGCGCTGCCATCCGCCAGATGGCGGGCGGATATGCGTCGGTGACCGGATGACTCCGGGGCCGCGCGTCGGCAGAGTGACGGGTGGCGCCGAACCCTCCCGGGGAGTCGCCCCACCCGCACTTCCTGTCGAAGGAGACACGATGCACGTCCACGGACCCACCACCCGACTGCGCCGCACGGCCGTCGCACTGGCCGCTGCCGCGGTCGTGCTGCTCCCGCTGAGCGGCTGCCAGAGCGCATCGACGACGCCGGCCGGTGAGCGCCCCGCCGAGTGCGACGGCGTCGACCTGACCCGCGTCGGCTACTCGCCCTACTCCAACACCGGCGGGTACTTCCCGCTGGTCGAGAAGGGGCTGGAGGGCATCCTGTCCGACTGCGGCATCGACGTCGTCACCTCCGATCCCGACGGCGAGTCCGGCGAGCAGGTGTCCGGAATCGAGAACCTCGTCGCGGCCGGTGCGAAGGCCGTGATCGTGTGCCCGACGGACCCGAAGGCGATCTCGCCGGTCGCGCGCCGCCTCACCGGGCAGGACGTCCTCGTGATCGGGCTGGCGACCGACATCCCCGAGGCCGACGTCGTCTTCAACCTCGACGACCGCGCCTTCGGCGAGCTCGAGGGCGAGAGCGCCGGCGGCTGGCTGGCGGCGAACCGCGCGGACGAGGTGCCCACCGTCGCGATCCTGCACCAGGACTCCGGCGGCGAGCCGCTGATCGCCCGGCACGAAGGCGTCATCGCCGGGATCGACGCCGTGCTCGGCGAGGGGAAGTGGACGCTCGTCAGCGAGGTCGAGGCGTACCAGGAGGACACCGGCAACGCGCAGACCTCGACCGTCCTGCAGGCGCACCCCGATCTCGACCTCATCGTCGGTCTGAACGACTCCAGCGCGCTCGGCGCGATCTCCGCGGTCAAGGCCTCCGGACGCACCCCCGGCGAGGACGTCGGGATCGTCACCGGCGGCGAGGACGCGCGCATCCTGCGGGGCGTCCTCTCCGGCGAGGTCGTCTCCACGGTGGGCCTCTTCCCGGTCCAGCAGGGGGAGATCATCGCGCGCGCGGTCCTCGAGCTCGCCTCGGGCGGCGAGGTCGAGCGCGAGCAGATCGTGCCCGTCGAGCTGGTGACGGCGGAGAACGCCCAGGGGATCCTGGACTCCCTCGGATGACGGCATCGCTCGAGCCCGCCGCCGTCCTCACCGTCCGCGGCGTGAGCAAGGCCTTCGGCGGGGTGGCCGCCCTCTCCGGCGTCGACCTGTCGGTCCACGCGGGACGGATCCTCGGCCTGGCCGGCGCCAACGGGGCCGGCAAGTCCACGCTCATCAACATCCTCACCGGCCAGCTCCCGCCCGACACCGGCGAGCTGCGAGTGGGCGGCGAGCCGGTCTCGTTCTCGAGCCCGCGCGAGGCGCAGCGCCACGGGATCGGCGTCGTGCGCCAGGAGCTCGACCTCGTGCCCGATCTCACAATCGCCGAGAACCTCTTCCTCGGGGACGAGCGCCCGTTCCAGCGGGCCCTGCAGCTCGACCGCCGGCGGATGCGGGAGGCCGCCCGCGCGCTGCTGCGCCGGATGGGGCTGGAGAACGACGTCGACGAGCTGGTGCGCGACGTGTCGATCGGCGACCGCCAGCTCGTGGCGGCGGCCCGTGCGCTGCGCAGCGCCGGATCCGTGCTGCTGCTGGACGAGCCGACCTCCTCGCTGACGCCGTTCGAGGCGGCACGCCTCTTCCGCGTCATGCGCTCGCTCAGCGACGAGGGCGTCGGCGTGGTCTTCATCTCGCACCGGCTCGACGAGGTCGTGCAGCTCTGCGACAGCATCGTCGTGCTGCGGGACGGCCGGGTCGCCGGCGAGTTCGCGGCCACGGCGGACGTGCTGCCGCAGGTCGTCGACGCCATGGTGCCGGGCTCCGCCGCCGTCGTCCGGGGCGACCGGGCCCCGTCGCTCGGCGAGCCCGCGTTCGTCGGCGGAGCGATGGTGATCAAGGGCCGCCCGCCCGTCGACCTCGCGATCCGGCGGGGCGAGGTGCTCGGCGTCTTCGGCCTCGTCGGCGCGGGGAAGTCCTCGATCGGCCGCTCGATCGCCGGCCTCGAGACCCTGCAGTCCGGCTCGATGCAGCTCGGCGGCCGGCCCTACAGTCCGCGCTCCGCGGCCGCCGGCTTCGCCCGGGGCGTCGCCTACCTCTCCGAGGACCGCCGCACCGAGGGGATCCTGCCGCACCTCAGCGTGCGGCAGAACATGATCGTCCGGGCCCCGCGGGACGTCGCTCGCGGCGGCGTCTTCGACCGGCGCGCGGTGACCGCCCTGATCCGCGAGATGACGTCCCGCCTGCGGATCAAGGCAGCGAGCGACGCCCTCGACATCCGCTCGCTCTCGGGGGGCAACCAGCAGAAGGTGCTCGTCGGGCGCCTGCTCGCCGAGGACCTGTCCCTGCTCGTCCTCGACGAGCCCACCCACGGCATCGACGTCCGGGCCAAGGCCGACCTGATCGACACGGTCTGGGACCTCACCGGCAAGGGCGTCGCCGTCCTGCTGATCAGCTCGGAGATCGCCGAGCTGCGCGCCGCCTGCGACCGGATCATCGTCGTCCGCAACGGCGCCGTCGTCCGGGAGCTCCCGGCCACCACCGCCACCGAAGGAGAACTGATGTCCGCAGCGACCGGAGGCGTCTCGTGACCCGCCTCGACACTCCCGCTTCTGAGCTCGCCCGCGCTCCGCGCCGCGGCCTCGATCAGGAGCGCCTCGCCACGATCGTCCTCCCGGTGGCGCTGGCCGTGATGATCGTCGTCTTCGCCGTCAGCTCGTCGACCTTCTTCACCGTCGACAACCTGTTCGTCGTGCTCCGGCAGTCGGCGGTGCTCGGCGTCGCGGCGATCGGGGCGACGATCATCCTGATCGCCGGCCGGCTCGACATCAGCCAGGGCGCGCTGATCGCGGCGTCCGGGATCACCTGCGTGTCGCTGCTGCAGGTCGGGCTGCCGCCGCTCGTCGCCGTCCTCGGCGCGATCGCGCTCGGGGCCCTGCTCGGGCTCGTCAACGGCGTGCTGACCGAGACGCTCCGGATCCCCGGCTTCATCTCCACGCTCGCCGTGGCGCTGGTCGTCCGCGGTGCCGCGCAGGTCTGGACCAGCGGGCAGTCGATCGCGGCCCCGGTCGTCGAGGGCTTCGATCTCCTGCTCTGGGTCGGCACCGGGTCGATCGGCCCGCTCCCGGTCGCGGTGGTGCTGGTGACCGTGCTCTACATCGTCGCGTGGCTCGTGATGCGCACGACGACCTGGGGGCTGCGCTCGTACGCCATCGGCTCCTCCGGCCGGGCCTCGAGGGTGGCAGGGCTCCGGGTGAACGTGCACGCGATGCAGGTCTTCGTGGTCGCCGGGGCGCTCTCGGCAGTGGCGGGCGTGCTGCTCGCGGGGCGGCTCGGCTCCGGCTCCGCGAACAACGGGCAGGGCGCCGAGTTCGACATCTTCGCCGCGGTCGTCCTCGGCGGGACCTCGCTCTTCGGCGGCCGCGGCAGCATTCCGCGCACCGCGCTCGGCATCGTCTTCCTCTCGACGCTGAGCAACGGCCTCGTGATCCTGAATGTATCGTCCTACTGGCAGGGCATCGCGACGGGGACCGTGCTGGTGCTCGCCCTGGCGATCGACCGGTTGCGAGCACGCGATGACGAGTGAGGCTGTGACGCATGGAGGGTCTTCTCCGGCGGTTGTCCGAGGGCGGCGAGAGCGGTGCGGACGCGCTGCGCGTCGTCAGCTTCTTCGACAAGCTCCAGCAGTTCCGGGCCGGGATCGACGAGCTGGTGCGGTCGACGGCGATGCTGATCGGGACCGAGGCGGGCTTCGCCGGTCCGGGCGGCGGCTGCGGCTTCGACAGCCTCGGTCGCGCGCGGCCGCAGGATCCGCCGGCCGGAGCGATCAGCACCGGGATCGGCGGCGGCACCGCGGACGCCGGCCTGGTCTGGGTGGTGCCCTCGAGCAGCGACGCGGACATGGCGCAGCTGATCCTCGAGCGCATGTCGCTGACCGCGGCCACGATCCTCATCCGGCAGGCCGACGCGGCCCGGCTGGGCGACGGCGAGCCGCTGCGGATGCTGATCGAGGCGCTGCCCTCGATCACCGAGCACCGGGAGGAGGCGCTGCGGCGGCTGGGCTTCCGGCCGGACTGGCGGGTCCGCGTCGTCCTCGCCCGAGGCTCGGGCGGATCTCTCTCGGACCCGCGCACTTGGCGGGAGTGGTGCGGGCCGGAGCACCGCTGCACGGCTCCGGTGCGGTTCGGGACGGTGCACGCGGTGCTGGTGCACGGCTCCGGGACCCTGCCCGGTGCGCTCCCCGAGGGCGCCGAGACCGTCGCCGTCGGAGCGAGCGCCTCGGCGCTGTCGCCGCGGGACTCCTACCTCTCCGCGCTGCGGACGCTGCGGCTGTGCTCGCCGACGCTCGGTCCGCGCGCTCTCGCGCACGATGCGCTCGGCTCCCTGCGCTGCCTCGCCCGGGTCTCCCCGGCGGAGGCCGCCGGCTCGGAGCTCGTGCAGCGGATGCGGCTCCTGGTGCGGACGCCCGTCGGCCTGGGCGAGATCCTCGCCCTGGACGCGTACTGCCGCCACGCGAACGTCCGCGCGGCGGCGGCGGAGCTCCTGCTGCATCACAGCTCCCTGGGGCACCGGCTGAAGAACGTGGGCGCGAAGCTGGGGATCGACGTGTTCGAGGCCGCGCAGCGCAACGACGTGTGGCTCGCGCTGCAGCTGCTGCGGATCGCCGAGGCGGAGCCGGACGAGGCGTGAGCCCCCTCGGCGCGGCAGGCGGTGGCCGCCGTGGACGCTGAGCTCGCCGCCGCCACCGAGCTGATGGTGCGGCCGGACCTGAACGACGTCGAGGGGACCCGGCTGCTGATGGGCTCGTCGACGATGCAGCCGTCCTCCGCCGAGGTGGAGTTCGGCGGGTCGGTCGTGATCGAGTCGCGCTCGGTGCGCCTCGACGGTCACGACATCGCCCTGCGGCTCTACCGGCCGTCGGCGTCGGTCGGGTCCGCCCTGCTGTTCCTGCACGGCGGTGCGTTCGTCGCGGGGGACCTCCTCTCCGAGAACGCCCGCTGCCTGCGCTACGCCGGCGACGCGGGCTGCCTCGTCGTCTCCGTCGACTACCGCCTCGCGCCCGAGCACCCCTACCCGCAGGGCCTGCACGACTGCCGTGCGGTGCTGCGGTGGATCGTCGAGCGGGCGGCGGAGCTCGGGATCGATCCCGCGCGGATCGCCGTCGCCGGAGTCAGTGCCGGCGGCGCGCTGGCGGCGGGGGTGAGCATGCTCGCGCTCGACGAGGGCGAGCGGGTGCCGCGCGCGCAGCTGCTGCTGTTCCCCGTGCTCGACGACCGCCTCCGGACGACGTCGATGCGGGAGTTCGACGCCACGCCGGTCTGGGACAACCGCAACGCCGAGGTGATGTGGCGGCTCTACCTCGGCGGGCGGGAGGCCGACGCGTACGCGGCACCGGCTCGCCGCGAGTCGCTTCTCGGGCTGCCGGAGACGTACCTCCTCGTCGCGGAGCTCGATCCGCTGCGGGACGAGGCGCTCCACTTCGGCGCACGGCTCCTGGAGCAGGGGGTGCCCGTCGATCTGCGGCTCTGGGCGGGGACGTACCACGTGTTCGATCAGCTCGTACCCGACGCCGCGGTCTCGCGCGCCAGCCTCGAGGATCAGGTGCGGTTCCTCCGGCGGACCCTGCGCCCCTGAGCGGGGAGAGCCCTCAGCAGGCGCCGGCCGCGGACCGCGCCGCGCGCGCCGACCGCTCCGCGAGGCGCGCGAACGCCTCGCGCAGCTCCCGCGGCTCGACGTCGCTGATCGGCGCGTCGAAGCGGGCGATCGTTGCGGCGAGGCCGGGCCAGGACCAGGAGCCGACGCGGATCCGGCAGCGGCCGTCCGGCTCGACGGTCAGCGTGCCGTCGCCGAGGTACGGGGCGATCCGCGCGGCGTCGGCGTCGAGCGTCGCCGAGCCCCAGTGCGGCCAGGTGTCCGCTCCGGTCGAGCCCTTGAAGCGGGCGGAGAGGAACGCCGCGGGGTCGCCGCCGGGCACGGTCCGCGGGGTGAAGGCGGCGCCGGTATGGCTGCGGAGCCGGATCCGGTCGACCCGGTAGGTGCGCCAGTCGTCGCGCTCGGCGGTCCAGCCGATCAGATACCAGCTGCCGCCGGCGAGGACGAGGTGGTGCGGCTCGGTGGCGCGCACGGCGTCGGTCGGTCCTGCGGGGGAGTCGTAGTCGAACCGCAGGGTCAGCGCGTCGCGGATCGCGTCGCCGATCCGCAGCAGCACCCCGGAGTCGGCGCGCGCCCCGGCCGGGCGGGTCGCGGTGCCGGCGCTCGCCGCGAGTCCGTCGATCCGGTGCGCCAGGCGGCTCGGCAGCAGTCGTCGGATCGTCCGAAGCGCCCGCTCGGCCGCCTCGTCGAGGTCGGTGCCGAGGGCGCCGGCGGTCCGCAGCGCCAGGGCGATCACGACGGCCTGCTCGTCGTCGAAGAGCAGCGGCGGCAGCTCCGTGCCGGCGGCCAGGCGGTAGCCGCCGTCGGGGCCGCGCGTGGTCTCGATCACGTAGTCGAGCTCGCGCAGCCGCTCGACGTCGCGCCGGACGGTGCGCTCGCTCACCTCCAGCCGCTCCGCCAGCACCGGCGCCGACCAGTCGCGGCGCGACTGCAGCAGCGACAGGAGGGCGAGCAGCCGCTTCGAGGTGGAGGGCGAGGAGGCGATGGGCACGGATCGATCATCGCGCGCGAAGCGGACGTTCCCTGGCCGGTACCGACGAGATGGTGGAGTCAGCCCCGGGAAACGGGGAGAACCGCGGCCCACCCGCCGCGCACTGAAGGAGCACACCCATGACCGCAGCAGTCGTCGCACACCTCAACTTCACCGG
Proteins encoded in this window:
- a CDS encoding WYL domain-containing protein; translation: MPIASSPSTSKRLLALLSLLQSRRDWSAPVLAERLEVSERTVRRDVERLRELDYVIETTRGPDGGYRLAAGTELPPLLFDDEQAVVIALALRTAGALGTDLDEAAERALRTIRRLLPSRLAHRIDGLAASAGTATRPAGARADSGVLLRIGDAIRDALTLRFDYDSPAGPTDAVRATEPHHLVLAGGSWYLIGWTAERDDWRTYRVDRIRLRSHTGAAFTPRTVPGGDPAAFLSARFKGSTGADTWPHWGSATLDADAARIAPYLGDGTLTVEPDGRCRIRVGSWSWPGLAATIARFDAPISDVEPRELREAFARLAERSARAARSAAGAC
- a CDS encoding sugar ABC transporter substrate-binding protein, with product MHVHGPTTRLRRTAVALAAAAVVLLPLSGCQSASTTPAGERPAECDGVDLTRVGYSPYSNTGGYFPLVEKGLEGILSDCGIDVVTSDPDGESGEQVSGIENLVAAGAKAVIVCPTDPKAISPVARRLTGQDVLVIGLATDIPEADVVFNLDDRAFGELEGESAGGWLAANRADEVPTVAILHQDSGGEPLIARHEGVIAGIDAVLGEGKWTLVSEVEAYQEDTGNAQTSTVLQAHPDLDLIVGLNDSSALGAISAVKASGRTPGEDVGIVTGGEDARILRGVLSGEVVSTVGLFPVQQGEIIARAVLELASGGEVEREQIVPVELVTAENAQGILDSLG
- a CDS encoding sugar ABC transporter ATP-binding protein, which translates into the protein MTASLEPAAVLTVRGVSKAFGGVAALSGVDLSVHAGRILGLAGANGAGKSTLINILTGQLPPDTGELRVGGEPVSFSSPREAQRHGIGVVRQELDLVPDLTIAENLFLGDERPFQRALQLDRRRMREAARALLRRMGLENDVDELVRDVSIGDRQLVAAARALRSAGSVLLLDEPTSSLTPFEAARLFRVMRSLSDEGVGVVFISHRLDEVVQLCDSIVVLRDGRVAGEFAATADVLPQVVDAMVPGSAAVVRGDRAPSLGEPAFVGGAMVIKGRPPVDLAIRRGEVLGVFGLVGAGKSSIGRSIAGLETLQSGSMQLGGRPYSPRSAAAGFARGVAYLSEDRRTEGILPHLSVRQNMIVRAPRDVARGGVFDRRAVTALIREMTSRLRIKAASDALDIRSLSGGNQQKVLVGRLLAEDLSLLVLDEPTHGIDVRAKADLIDTVWDLTGKGVAVLLISSEIAELRAACDRIIVVRNGAVVRELPATTATEGELMSAATGGVS
- a CDS encoding ABC transporter permease, whose amino-acid sequence is MTRLDTPASELARAPRRGLDQERLATIVLPVALAVMIVVFAVSSSTFFTVDNLFVVLRQSAVLGVAAIGATIILIAGRLDISQGALIAASGITCVSLLQVGLPPLVAVLGAIALGALLGLVNGVLTETLRIPGFISTLAVALVVRGAAQVWTSGQSIAAPVVEGFDLLLWVGTGSIGPLPVAVVLVTVLYIVAWLVMRTTTWGLRSYAIGSSGRASRVAGLRVNVHAMQVFVVAGALSAVAGVLLAGRLGSGSANNGQGAEFDIFAAVVLGGTSLFGGRGSIPRTALGIVFLSTLSNGLVILNVSSYWQGIATGTVLVLALAIDRLRARDDE
- a CDS encoding helix-turn-helix domain-containing protein, which encodes MEGLLRRLSEGGESGADALRVVSFFDKLQQFRAGIDELVRSTAMLIGTEAGFAGPGGGCGFDSLGRARPQDPPAGAISTGIGGGTADAGLVWVVPSSSDADMAQLILERMSLTAATILIRQADAARLGDGEPLRMLIEALPSITEHREEALRRLGFRPDWRVRVVLARGSGGSLSDPRTWREWCGPEHRCTAPVRFGTVHAVLVHGSGTLPGALPEGAETVAVGASASALSPRDSYLSALRTLRLCSPTLGPRALAHDALGSLRCLARVSPAEAAGSELVQRMRLLVRTPVGLGEILALDAYCRHANVRAAAAELLLHHSSLGHRLKNVGAKLGIDVFEAAQRNDVWLALQLLRIAEAEPDEA
- a CDS encoding alpha/beta hydrolase, whose protein sequence is MDAELAAATELMVRPDLNDVEGTRLLMGSSTMQPSSAEVEFGGSVVIESRSVRLDGHDIALRLYRPSASVGSALLFLHGGAFVAGDLLSENARCLRYAGDAGCLVVSVDYRLAPEHPYPQGLHDCRAVLRWIVERAAELGIDPARIAVAGVSAGGALAAGVSMLALDEGERVPRAQLLLFPVLDDRLRTTSMREFDATPVWDNRNAEVMWRLYLGGREADAYAAPARRESLLGLPETYLLVAELDPLRDEALHFGARLLEQGVPVDLRLWAGTYHVFDQLVPDAAVSRASLEDQVRFLRRTLRP